The following are encoded in a window of Lates calcarifer isolate ASB-BC8 linkage group LG20, TLL_Latcal_v3, whole genome shotgun sequence genomic DNA:
- the gltpd2b gene encoding glycolipid transfer protein domain-containing protein 2 → MGVKSKAAAAILVLLLFLGSLWLQGGLDYHWDSCIKGYNQVNKLHQLSNSSGADGAEGSQLLEGCPGQTFQVSLLLSHLLAAPAYTSDVLLQPYLSSWDELVKFMDALGPMVGLISKEIESKTSIIRQLALLAEENPEAELGPDIHSINSGSTEVGTKKDLGASQHTGAYHSVRSMIWVELNRGVVDFHHQTDSGCRTLLRLHRALLWLQLFLEKLAETPVAGRLRSPSELCREAYQSTLANHHTWFVRRAAELAFIAMPERGFFFRLVCVQNQDELSTVLNRVVRAIGEVYNRTQRALEENGMLDLP, encoded by the exons ATGGGTGTAAAGAGTAAGGCTGCTGCAGCTATCTTAGTCCTGCTGTTGTTCCTTGGCTCCCTGTGGCTCC AGGGAGGTTTGGATTACCACTGGGATTCTTGTATAAAAGGTTATAATCAGGTGAATAAG CTACACCAGCTGTCCAACAGCAGTGGTGCCGATGGAGCTGAGGGTTCGCAGCTCCTGGAGGGGTGCCCTGGTCAGACCTTCCAGGTGTCACTGCTGCTCTCCCACCTGCTGGCTGCACCAGCCTACACCTCCGACGTGCTGCTGCAGCCCTATCTGTCCAGCTGGGATGAGCTTGTGAA GTTTATGGATGCTCTGGGCCCAATGGTGGGATTGATATCTAAAGAGATAGAGAGCAAGACCTCCATAATCCGTCAACTGGCCCTTTTAGCAGAAGAGAACCCCGAAGCAGAGCTGGGCCCTGATATACATTCAATAAACTCTGGGAGCACAGAGGTTGGGACAAAGAAAGATTTAGGGGCCTCACAGCACACAGGTGCTTACCACTCTGTGCGATCCATGATCTGGGTGGAACTGAACCGAGGCGTGGTGGACTTCCACCACCAGACGGACTCCGGATGTCGGACTCTCCTGCGTCTGCACCGCGCTCTGCTTTGGCTGCAGCTCTTCCTGGAGAAGCTGGCTGAGACGCCGGTGGCCGGTCGGCTCAGGAGCCCCTCGGAGCTGTGTCGCGAGGCCTACCAGAGCACCCTGGCAAACCACCACACCTGGTTTGTCCGCAGGGCCGCCGAGCTGGCCTTCATTGCCATGCCTGAACGGGGCTTCTTCTTCAGGCTGGTGTGTGTGCAGAACCAGGATGAGCTGAGCACAGTACTGAACAGAGTGGTTCGGGCCATCGGGGAGGTTTACAACAGGACGCAGAGAGCCCTGGAGGAAAATGGCATGCTGGACTTGCCATAG
- the atp1b2b gene encoding sodium/potassium-transporting ATPase subunit beta-2b, protein MAKDGEKNEWKEFIWNPRTREFLGRTASSWGLILLFYLIFYIFLAGLFALTMYVMLQTLDDHKPTWQDRLSTPGMVIRPKADETFEIVYNTKNTESWDMYTQTLEKFLTPYNDSIQAQKNDECVPDQYFVQDDSGEVKNNPKRSCQFNRTMLGSCSGIHDHYYGYPDGQPCIIIKLNRVIGMLPGKDGQAPYVTCGAKREDTDKIGKLQYFPENGTFNLMYYPYYGKKAQVNYSQPLVAVKFLNISANEDVNIECKINANNIPTGNERDKFAGRVSFKLRINKDN, encoded by the exons ATGGCAAAGGATGGAGAAAAGAACGAGTGGAAGGAGTTTATATGGAACCCCAGGACGAGGGAGTTTCTGGGCAGGACGGCGAGCAGCTGGG GTCTTATTCTTCTCTTCTATCTAATCTTCTACATCTTCTTGGCCGGCCTGTTTGCTCTCACCATGTATGTTATGCTGCAGACCTTGGACGACCACAAACCAACCTGGCAAGACAGGCTCTCTACACCAG gCATGGTCATTAGACCCAAAGCGGACGAGACCTTCGAGATTGTCTATAACACCAAGAACACCGAGAGCTGGGACATGTACACTCAGACCCTGGAAAAGTTCCTGACAC cttACAACGACTCCATCCAGGCCCAGAAAAATGACGAGTGCGTCCCAGACCAGTACTTTGTGCAGGACGACAGCGGTGAGGTGAAGAACAACCCCAAGCGCTCCTGTCAGTTCAACCGCACCATGTTGGGGAGCTGCTCTGGAATCCATGACCATTACTATGGATACCCGGACGGCCAGCCATGCATCATCATCAAGCTGAATCGG GTGATTGGAATGCTGCCAGGAAAGGATGGACAGGCTCCGTATGTCACCTGTGGTGCAAAG AGAGAAGACACTGACAAAATAGGAAAGTTGCAGTACTTCCCTGAAAATGGCACTTTCAACCTCATGTACTACCCTTACTATGGAAAGAAAGCTCAG GTGAACTACTCTCAGCCTTTGGTTGCCGTCAAGTTCCTTAACATTTCTGCCAATGAAGATGTCAACATCGAGTGCAAGATAAACGCCAACAACATTCCCACTGGAAACGAAAGAGACAAGTTTGCTGGACGAGTTTCTTTCAAGCTGAGGATCAACAAAGATAATTAG
- the chrne gene encoding acetylcholine receptor subunit epsilon, whose amino-acid sequence MMAARSFWIFSGVVTILGGLMVQVQCNEELRLISDLFKDYNKNIRPVFHPEDKVEVQIKLTLTNLISLNEKEETLTTNVWIEIQWTDHRFTWNTSDYHGLDVIRVPCNTVWLPDIVLENNIDGKFDVAYYANVLISNTGWMYWLPPAIYRSTCAIEITYFPFDYQNCTLAFRSQTYSANEVVLILAVGETGETIEWVDIDPEAFTENGEWAIVHRPARKMINKRYTPDDLEYQEITFNLIIQRKPLFYIINIILPCSLISSLVVLAYFLPAQAGGQKLTVAISVLLAQTVFLFLIAQKVPETSLSVPLIGKYLIFVMCVTTLIATNQIVVLNFSLRSPSTHTMSHTIKHIFLEMVPRFLGMSPLVDDSEETTEVNGVRERRRSSFGLMQRAEEYVLKQPRSEMMFDKQRERHGLTRSIVDNIDVSSTANLYKSLAQAAPEIKQCVDACNFIAESTRQQNNIGSEIESWVLIGKMIDKVCFWAAILLFIIGTVGIFLTGHFNQAPEFPFPGQSKKYAPS is encoded by the exons ATGATGGCAGCACGCAGTTTTTGGATATTTTCTGGAGTTGTGACTATTCTCGGGGGTTTGATGGTTCAGG TGCAGTGTAATGAGGAGTTACGGCTGATCAGCGATCTGTTCAAAGACTACAACAAGAATATTCGCCCGGTGTTTCATCCTGAAGACAAGGTGGAGGTTCAGATAAAACTGACCCTCACTAACCTTATCTCTCTG AATGAAAAGGAAGAGACTCTGACAACCAACGTGTGGATTGAGATT CAATGGACTGATCATCGCTTTACTTGGAACACATCTGACTATCATGGCCTAGATGTTATTCGTGTCCCATGCAACACTGTTTGGCTTCCTGACATTGTCCTTGAGAACAA cattgatggcaaatttgatgtggcCTACTATGCCAATGTATTGATCAGCAACACTGGTTGGATGTACTGGCTACCTCCTGCTATCTATCGTAGCACTTGTGCCATTGAGATCACCTACTTCCCATTTGATTATCAAAACTGCACGTTAGCATTCAG GTCCCAGACGTACAGTGCCAATGAAGTGGTCCTCATCTTGGCTGTTGGAGAAACAGGCGAGACTATTGAGTGGGTGGACATCGACCCCGAGGCTTTCACAG AGAATGGTGAGTGGGCCATCGTCCATCGTCCGGCCCGTAAGATGATCAACAAGCGGTATACCCCAGATGACCTGGAGTATCAGGAGATCACATTCAATCTGATCATCCAACGGAAGCCCCTGTTCTACATCATTAATATCATCCTGCCATGCTCCCTCATCTCCTCACTGGTCGTATTGGCCTACTTCTTACCTGCACAAG CTGGAGGGCAGAAGCTGACTGTTGCCATCTCTGTCTTGCTGGCTCAGactgtcttcctctttcttatTGCTCAGAAGGTCCCTGagacatctctctctgtccctctcattGGcaa GTACCTGATCTTTGTCATGTGTGTCACTACTCTCATTGCCACTAATCAAATTGTGGTGCTGAACTTCTCCCTGCGCAGCCCCAGCACTCATACCATGTCCCATACCATCAAACAT ATTTTCCTGGAGATGGTGCCTCGCTTCCTGGGCATGTCCCCACTGGTGGATGACAGCGAGGAGACAACAGAGGTAAACGGAGTGAGGGAGCGGCGGCGCAGCTCCTTCGGCCTcatgcagagagcagaggaataTGTCCTGAAACAGCCTCGCAGTGAAATGATGTTtgacaaacaaagagagaggcaCGGTCTCACACGGTCGATTG TGGATAACATAGATGTCAGCAGCACAGCCAACCTGTATAAGAGTTTGGCCCAAGCTGCACCTGAGATCAAACAGTGTGTGGATGCCTGCAATTTCATTGCTGAGAGCACAagacaacaaaataacattGGATCT GAAATTGAAAGCTGGGTACTGATTGGGAAGATGATTGACAAGGTGTGTTTCTGGGCTGCCATTCTTCTTTTCATCATCGGCACAGTGGGGATCTTCCTAACAGGACACTTCAACCAGGCACCAGAATTTCCATTTCCTGGCCAGAGCAAAAAATATGCACCAAGTTAA